A single window of Balaenoptera acutorostrata chromosome X, mBalAcu1.1, whole genome shotgun sequence DNA harbors:
- the ACE2 gene encoding angiotensin-converting enzyme 2, with translation MWGRFWTNLYPLTVPFGEKPSIDVTKEMQNQSWDAKRIFKEAEKFFVSIGLPNMTQEFWVNSMLTEPGDGRKVVCHPTAWDLGKGDFRIKMCTKVTMDDFLTAHHEMGHIQYDMAYATQPFLLRNGANEGFHEAVGEIMSLSAATPHYLKALGLLPPDFYEDNVTEINFLLKQALQIVGTLPFTYMLEKWRWMVFKGEIPKEQWMQKWWEMKREIVGVVEPLPHDETYCDPACLFHVAEDYSFIRYYTRTIYQFQFHEALCQTAKHEGPLYKCDISNSTEAGQRLLQMLHLGKSEPWTLALENIVGVKTMDVKPLLNYFEPLLTWLKEQNRNSPVGWSTDWTPYSDQSIKVRISLKSALGEKAYEWNDNEMYLFQSSVAYAMREYFSKVRNETIPFGEKDVWVSDLKPRISFNFFVTTPKNVSDIIPRTEVEEAIRMSRGRINDAFRLDDNSLEFLGIQPTLGPPYEPPVTIWLIIFGAVMGVVVIGIAVLIFTGIRDRREKSQASSEENPYISMDLSKGENNSGFQNSGDVHTSF, from the exons ATGTGGGGGAGATTTTGGACAAATCTGTACCCTTTGACAGTCCCCTTTGGAGAGAAACCAAGCATAGATGTTACCAAAGAAATGCAGAACCAG tcctgGGATGCAAAGAGGATATTcaaggaggctgagaagttctTTGTGTCTATTGGCCTTCCTAATATGACTCAAGAATTCTGGGTTAACTCCATGCTAACTGAGCCAGGCGATGGCCGGAAAGTGGTCTGCCACCCCACAGCATGGGACCTGGGgaagggtgacttcag GATCAAAATGTGCACAAAGGTGACGATGGATGACTTCCTGACAGCCCATCACGAGATGGGGCACATCCAGTATGACATGGCGTATGCCACACAGCCCTTCCTGCTCAGAAATGGAGCTAATGAAGGTTTCCATGAAGCTGTTGGGGAAATCATGTCACTTTCTGCAGCTACACCTCACTATTTGAAAGCCCTTGGTCTTCTGCCACCTGATTTTTATGAAGACAATG taacAGAAATAAACTTCCTGCTCAAACAAGCACTTCAAATTGTTGGAACTCTACCGTTTACTTACATGTTAGAAAAGTGGAGGTGGATGGTCTTTAAGGGTGAAATACCCAAGGAGCAGTGGATGCAAAAGTGGTGGGAGATGAA gcGAGAGATAGTCGGGGTGGTGGAGCCTCTGCCCCATGACGAAACATACTGTGACCCCGCGTGTCTGTTCCATGTTGCTGAAGATTACTCATTCATCCG ATATTACACAAGGACCATTTATCAATTCCAGTTTCATGAAGCCCTTTGTCAAACAGCTAAACATGAAGGTCCCCTGTACAAATGTGATATCTCGAATTCCACCGAAGCTGGGCAAAGGCTGCT CCAAATGCTGCATCTTGGAAAATCAGAACCCTGGACCTTAGCATTGGAAAATATTGTGGGAGTAAAGACTATGGACGTAAAACCACTGCTCAACTACTTTGAGCCGTTGTTGACCTGGCTGAAAGAGCAGAACAGGAATTCGCCTGTGGGATGGAGCACAGACTGGACTCCAT ATTCTGACCAAAGCATCAAAGTGAGGATAAGCCTAAAATCAGCTCTTGGAGAAAAAGCT TATGAATGGAATGACAATGAAATGTACTTGTTCCAGTCGTCTGTTGCATACGCCATGAGAGAGTATTTTTCAAAAGTCAGAAACGAGACCATTCCTTTTGG GGAGAAGGACGTGTGGGTGAGTGACTTGAAACCAAGAATCTCCTTCAACTTCTTTGTCACTACACCTAAAAATGTGTCTGACATCATTCCTAGAACTGAAGTTGAAGAGGCCATCAG GATGTCCCGGGGCCGTATCAATGATGCTTTCCGCCTGGATGACAACAGCCTGGAGTTTCTGGGGATTCAGCCGACGCTGGGACCCCCTTATGAGCCACCTGTCACCATATGGCTGATTATCTTTGGGGCCGTGATGGGAGTGGTAGTGATTGGCATTGCCGTGCTCATCTTCACTGGGATCAGAGATCGAAGAGA GAAAAGTCAAGCAAGCAGTGAAGAAAATCCTTATATCTCCATGGACTT